ATTTCAGCACAGATTTAACTTTCGCGGTGTAATCGACTTTCAGGCTGTAGCCCTGAACACCATCAGCGCCTGCCGTTGCGAACACATTTTTCGCTTCAGCATTCGTGGCTGGGATGACCAGATCTTTGTTATCCGTGCCGTTTACAGCATAACCGCCTGCGGTACCGGTGGTTGCACTGGTGCCATCGAAGAACCATTTGTAGCTATAGTTAGCCGATGCGTCGAGTTCGCCAGCGTCTTGCTTACCGTTGTTGTTGACGTCATACCAAACTTTGAACTGATAAGTATGGCCGACCAACAGTTTGCTATCTGCTTTGCCGATCAGGTTAACCGTTGGTTCTGCGCTATCAACAATCGCGGTACCGATTGTGCCGCCCACGATTGGGCCATCAGGGATATTGTCGCTGTTATCGTATTTACTGATATCGTTGATAACAATCGTTTGACCGGTGGTTGGCACCCCCGTTGACGTTTGCTCAACGATTTCTGCCCCCAGATAAAGCCCGGCGTCTGCGTTCTGGATGGTGTAATCAGCTTTGCCATCGTTACCGCTCAGCATCACTTTGTTAGCCCCAACGCCATCGGTCGTGGTGAACCATTTAATAGAGGCCGTACTGCTGTCGGTATCCCCTTCAGCGTCTTCTAGCACATAGCTCAGCGTGATTTTATCGCCTGGTGACATGGCATCAACGGAACCGCTGTGGTGATCGTTACCAAAAGCAACGCTGTGATTAGCACCTGCAGCGCTCGCTTTCAGCACGGGAACAGTACCGTTCAGCGTGCCCGCAGAGTCCGTCATAACGGCCATCGCAAACGGGCTACAGCTGGCGAAAACAAAGGTTGCAAGCAGTGTTTTATTAAGTTTTTTCATATCAAGAATGACTCATTAAGTTAATATTAATTATTATCTGAATAGTCTGAGCTTATTATTTCGCACGCAGCTTATTCATGATTTGTTGTCCCGATGGCGTGAGTTGATAGTCAACTTTCAATTCATATCCCTGCACACCATCCGCACCCGCATTGGCTAATACTTGACTCGCCTCTGCATTCGTTTTTGGAATTAAAATAGTATTATTCTCAGTCGCGCTTACCGCATAACCGCCTTTCGTTCCATTTGGGGAAATACCATCAAACATCCATTTATAATCAACCAGTGAAATTAGGGGAGTCGGATCGCTATCGGAAACAGTTTCCCGATCTGTTGCATCCCATTGCCCGTTATTATTGCTGTCATAGGCAATTTTAAATTGATATTTATGACCTAATTGAAGCAGGTTTCGCTTTGTCGCCGTTAAATTAACGGTTGGATTTTCACTATCAACAATGGCGCTATAAATCATTGTGCTTGCGGAGCTAAAATCGACCAGCACGGCATTTGTTTTCTGGGTGCCGTCATCATGTTTGGATGCAATAACGGAAAACACCCCATTCATCGTACTGCCTAATATCGCTTGAGAACCCGATGGCGGCTCTTTAAAGAACAGATATTCCCCCCCTGATTTGCAGTCACTTTTCGAGGCGTGAATAGCAATTTCTTGAGAGTGAGACTTATCTTCCATTTTATAGGCATGGAAGGTCAGGTTCAGATTCTTGGCATCCAACGGCGTTGTTTCACCGGCTAGCCCAGTCACTTTTGCACCACTGGCGTGCAAGTTTGCGAAATTATTGCCATTCGCTAAAAGCTTAATCGCTTTTTTCTGCTCGCCGCTGTCATCAATAACTAATTGGTAATCAATCGGGGCTTCCGCCACGATGATATTGACGGTGTTCGACTGTTTTGTATGTCCTTTATCATCGACTAAAGTAACGGCAAGGCGGTATTTATTCGCGCTAGGATCGGTTGAATCTACCCATGCAGGAAAGGTCAGCGTCCAGTGGTTATTTTGCCCGTTGCTGATGCTTTCAGCCGTTAGCGCCGGCAACCCGAGCGTACTTTCTGGGTTGAAATTGCTCATTGGCACCCATTTAGCACTTTTAATTTTCAGGTGCGAAGTGACTGTGGCATTCGCTGTCCAATGGCAGCCTTCATAAGCCTCGGCGCTGTCGGGATCGTCTGAAAGAATACAGGCCGCCGCAGTGCCCGTTGGTTTGAGATAAAGCCCCACGTCCAGATCGTTTTTCTCACGGTACTCCAGCACGATGTCATTGTTACGATCGACAAAATCCATGCGGCTACCTGCAAGACTGCGCATCTTCGCCACTTCATCGCCATCAAGCTGTTTTGATAACGGGACGCCAATGCGGTAATCCAGATTTATATTCGCCGTCACTTCTCTTTGAGCCGAATCCCCTTTTTTGTATCCTGCCTGCACGGTAATCAGCGGAACCGGCGTATAGTCGATACCGACCGTTACGGCCGAGGGGTCTTCCTGCAAGCTATCCTTGCCGAATAATGCCACCTGATCGCCATAGTATTGCTCGTATACCACGGACGAACCCAACTGTGGATAAGCGGGGAGATAGGCCTGTAATCGAATATCCCAGCCGCGTGCAGGTCGTTCCTGATAATCATCAAAATCAGGGGAATCTTTCCATGAGGAGAGCGGCATATAATAATTGCTGCTCAGTTTTAAAAAATTAGTCCAGGCTTCTCCGCCTAATCCTGCTCGATGATGACCACGGGTTATATCGCGGTCATAAAAAAGATTAGAACCTAGCATCCAGTCTTCATTTAAATTATGGCGAATGCCTGTCCCCATATTTGCAACAGTACGTCCATCTTTGTTATGGACTGAAAATTGACTAAACCAGAGATCGCTTTCCCCTTCATACCATGGAATTAAATAATCAAGCGAAGAACCCTCAAGGCTTCCCCGATCGTTAATACTTAAATTTGTTGCAACATGACCATAGGGTGAAAGCAGCGACTCAATTTTTGACTGCGCTGTCGCCGTAGCTAGATTTTTTCCATACTGTAATGCTTCTGACTTCATACCTTCCGGTGTTAGATTCTGAAAATGACTCTGAGCTTCATTGACTAAAACTTCAGAAGTTTTCCTCTCAAGAGGGCTATCTTTTTCATTTGAAACTTTCGTTGAAGAAGCATTATTTTGGTTCGATACTGTATCGCTACTAATGCCTAGATCGGGTAGCGTATTATTATTAGATGAATAACTAACACCTGCAAATAGAATGCTTAGCGATGGCGCTATCAATAAATATAAAATTATCTTTTTCATATGCACCGAGAGCTATTATTAACAGGGAGTTGTTTTTATATAATGAGAAATTTAAAAATCCCTTACCGAACCGCGAATGACCCAAATTATGAGCGAGTCGTCTAAACATTAAAACGTCCAAAAATGGATAAAATATTAACTTGACCAAGAAAACCAACCCTGTAAAACGCCATTAAAAACGATAAAAACAAGATAATTCAAAAGGATAAATAATATTAATTTTTTATATGTAGTATGACTTAATTATGAATATCTATATAATAACACCTCCACGAATTGAATATGGACCTGTTCTTATTCTATATATAAGAAATAAATTTAATTATAACAGTAGGGCTTAATAATAAAAAATAGCATTTTATCAAGCAGGAACCGCTTAGTAGTTACGAGGGAAGCTATTAAGGATTTTGATCAGCTTGCCATGCTGAATATCGATATAACCACCGAAGCGCAGGTCCGCCAGCACTTTCATTACACCACTACGTGCGAGATTTGAACGCTGTAAAATATAATCCGCAACGCTTAACTTCGCGCGCTCGCTATCTGAATAATGCGATAAGTCTTGGAGAAAGAGACAAACAGTTTCATAGGTAGAGCTGTTTATCAGCATAGATTCATGGTGTAACTGACGATCGTTGAGGTAGCCCTGATAGTAAAAAACATCGCGCCACAGCGACTGCTGCTCAATGATCGTCATGGCGGCTTGCAACGGCAACGTACTGACTTCAACGTCTGCCGGAAACTTTAAGTGATAATATTGAGATCGATAAGCAGAGCCTTGCAGCCCAAGAATTGATGGCGCAAAAGCCGTTTCCACAAGGCGATTATCTGACTCACGCCATATATCGACCCGCCCTTTTGTCACCAGATAAACCTCATACTCCGCGTGTTTATCTTTTAAACGAGCCTCGATGTTCTTGCCATCGCGTAGATAAGGTTTGGAGATACTGATAAAAGCAGTCATCAAACGATGAATGCTTTCCAGAGGCTTTTCTATGACGCTACGATTATTGAGATGACCCATAAAAATGCCAAGTTTATTGTTAGTTTAGTCAGTATATCCTAAATCATTCAGGGCGCAGAAAAGTCCCCTATTGGCGCCCCCTATTGACAATAATTGGCTTTTCTTCCTTACGCATAACATGCCACCTTTTCTTTCGACGATGGCAATCCCACGTTTACCTACCACCACTGATGGAAATGGTGTACCGGCCCAATGCCGTGGCCAACTTCTAAGGAATCAGCGGCCTCTAAGGCTTTTTGCAGATAATTTTTCGCGGCAAACACCGTTTCACTCCAGCTCTGATATCGCGGACGCAACGCTGCAAGCGCCGCGGATAGCGTGCAGCCCGTGCCGTGGGTATGGCGGGTATTCACCCGTGGAGCGGTAAATCGCTGTTCGCCTTGGCGACTAAATAGCCAGTCCGGGCTTTCGCTATCGCTCAGATGCCCGCCTTTCATCAATACCGCTTGGCAGCCCATGTCTAACAGGGCATAGCCTTGGCGACGCATCTCATCTTCATTGGTCGCCATTGGGCAGGCTAAAAGCGCTGCTGCTTCGGGCAAGTTTGGGGTAATCAGCGCGACTTTGGGGAGTAATAAATCGCGCACGGCCTGCACCGCTTCAGGGGCTAACAGCGGATCACCGCTTTTCGCCACCATCACCGTATCCAACACCACAAAGGGGATAGGATACAGGTCTAACGCCTGCGCGACCTGAGCAACGATATCGGCATTGGCCAGCATGCCAATTTTCGCACTGTCGATGCGTACATCGGTGAGTACCGACGCCAACTGCGCCCCCACAAACTTCGGTTCAATCTCATACACAGACTGCACACCGCACGTGTTCTGCGCCACCAGCGCCGTAATCACGCTGGTGCCGTAGGCGCTCAAAGCTGAGAAGGTTTTGAGATCGGCCTGAATGCCTGCGCCACCGCTCGGATCGGTTCCTGCAATCGTTAATGCATTAATACGTTTCATGAGCGATCTCCAGAGCGAATAAAATCCTGCGGGGTTAAGTGATATAACGCGTCGATAAAAGCGGGAACAAAACTACCGGGGCCATGAGATACGGCGACCGCGCGTTCACCGGCCAGCGACATCGTTTGACAGGCGGTGGCCACAGCCAGCAAAAGATCGGTCTGCCGAACGCTAAACGCCGCCACCACGGCGGACAATGCACAGCCGGTTCCTACCACGCGGGTCATCAGCGCATCACCGCCGGTGACGCCGTACACACGCCTACCGTCGGTGACATAGTCCGTTGCACCTGTTACGGCAACCACGGCTCCGGTTTGCAACGCCAGAGCCTGAGCGGCCGGCAATGCCACCGCAGAGTCATCGGTGCTATCAACGCCGCGACCGCCCGCTTCCATCCCGCCCAATATCAATATCTCTGAGGCATTGCCACGGATAACGCTGGGTTTCAGCGCTAAAAGCTGACGTGCAAATTCGGTGCGATAAGCCAATCCACCAACGGCAACCGGATCAAGCACCCACGGTTTTTGATGATGATTGGCAGACTCAATGGCGGCTAGCATCGACTGCGCTCTTTGCGCATGCAGGGTACCAATGTTGATTAACAGCGCGTCAGCCAATGAAGAGAATTGCGCAGCCTCTTGCGGCTCAACCACCATGGCAGGCGATGCCCCCAGCGCCAACAGCACGTTCGCGGTAAACGTTTGTACCACTTCGTTGGTGAGACAATGGACAAGTGGAGCGTGATGGCGAAACTGCGCAAAAGCAGCGGCGGCGCTTTCACCGGGTAATTCAATGTGGGGAAATTCGGTAAGGTGTGGATTCGACGCGATGGACATATTCCTCCCAACCGGCGGTCAAGAAGACGATGCGCTCATGCACCGAGACTTCCCTACGCTGGCATAATCCAGATCAGGTAATACGGGTAAGTTCTCAGCCCTTTCATTTTCATGTGGGCACCCCGAGTCAAGGCATTCATTATTGTGAACACGGTGCGCCACGTCAAGGTCAACGGGCGCTCCAGCTCATGTTACTTCTGATGTTCTGCGCAGTCGCAGCCCCAGTTTTTCAACTTGGAGGTTTTACCGATGCCCGGATTAAGCGTGTTAGTCGGGTCATTTTGTTGATAGAAGGCTTTCAGCTGTGGCTTAGCCTTGTACAGATGGCCAACGTTATGCTCCGCAGGATATTCCGCGCCGCGCGTATCCAGCAGCGCCAGCATTTTCTCCTTCAGCGCATGCACATCGACGCCTTTTCTAACAATGTAATCTTGGTGGAAAACGTAGCACATGAAATGCCCATAATAGAGGCGGTGCACCAGCGCATCGTCAAATTCCGGCGGCAAACGCTCAAACCAATCATGATCGTTTCGGCGCAGCGCAATATCGAGCGCAAGGATGTCTTCAACCTCTTTGCTATGTACCGCGTTATAGCGGATTGCAGCACCTGCGGCGGCAAATCGGTGTAAGAATGCTTTGGCGCCTTCTTCTGCCGTGCAGACAAAAAACTCCCCTTCTGCCTGAGCAAAATAAGATTCCAGCCACGCACGCGCTTCCTCAATACCCTCGCCCGACATTTTCAGCATCAGATGATGCTCAAAGCGGTGGCGATACTCTTTCAAACGTTTGGGCAAATGCGATGGCAGCAGGTGACTCAGCGTTTGCATGGTGCGATCGACCAGATGGCCCGGCAGGAAAGGCACTTTGCCAAAGATGGCATCCATACGCCCTTTCAGGGTAAAGAACATCGGCATTTTATCGGTGCCAAGTTTGTCGATCATCACAAAAGTATCTTTGCCATACACTTCCGCAATATCGAAAATATCGCGATGCATGTACTCCCCCGCCACCGGCAGATTTTTGAAATTCGCCAGCATATGCCGACGCAGTTCGGTCAACACCTGCGGCTGGTTGGTGCCAATATAGAAGACCTGCGATGAGGATTGCGCTGGGAAAGTATCTAAGCGCACGGCAAATACCGCAAGCTTACCCGCACAGCCGGAGGCTTCGAACAAACGGCGCTCATCGGCGTTAAATCGCGACGGCGTATCGGCTTCAACGTCGCGAATTCGCTCGGCATAATCGTGATCGGACGCTTGGCGTTCGCTATGCTCAACGTCTTGCGGGCCATACTTCTGGTTTTCTAAACGCGTCAGGATCTCTTCTGGCGTATTGCCTAACGCAATGCCCAAATGGTTCACCAGCTCAACCTGCCCAAGCTCGTTAACGCGGCCATACAGCGCCATTTCGGTGTACGCAGGGCCGCGATGTACCAGAGATCCACCAGAGTTATTACACACCCCGCCC
This is a stretch of genomic DNA from Hafnia alvei. It encodes these proteins:
- the thiM gene encoding hydroxyethylthiazole kinase, encoding MSIASNPHLTEFPHIELPGESAAAAFAQFRHHAPLVHCLTNEVVQTFTANVLLALGASPAMVVEPQEAAQFSSLADALLINIGTLHAQRAQSMLAAIESANHHQKPWVLDPVAVGGLAYRTEFARQLLALKPSVIRGNASEILILGGMEAGGRGVDSTDDSAVALPAAQALALQTGAVVAVTGATDYVTDGRRVYGVTGGDALMTRVVGTGCALSAVVAAFSVRQTDLLLAVATACQTMSLAGERAVAVSHGPGSFVPAFIDALYHLTPQDFIRSGDRS
- a CDS encoding helix-turn-helix domain-containing protein, with the translated sequence MGHLNNRSVIEKPLESIHRLMTAFISISKPYLRDGKNIEARLKDKHAEYEVYLVTKGRVDIWRESDNRLVETAFAPSILGLQGSAYRSQYYHLKFPADVEVSTLPLQAAMTIIEQQSLWRDVFYYQGYLNDRQLHHESMLINSSTYETVCLFLQDLSHYSDSERAKLSVADYILQRSNLARSGVMKVLADLRFGGYIDIQHGKLIKILNSFPRNY
- the thiD gene encoding bifunctional hydroxymethylpyrimidine kinase/phosphomethylpyrimidine kinase; the encoded protein is MKRINALTIAGTDPSGGAGIQADLKTFSALSAYGTSVITALVAQNTCGVQSVYEIEPKFVGAQLASVLTDVRIDSAKIGMLANADIVAQVAQALDLYPIPFVVLDTVMVAKSGDPLLAPEAVQAVRDLLLPKVALITPNLPEAAALLACPMATNEDEMRRQGYALLDMGCQAVLMKGGHLSDSESPDWLFSRQGEQRFTAPRVNTRHTHGTGCTLSAALAALRPRYQSWSETVFAAKNYLQKALEAADSLEVGHGIGPVHHFHQWW
- a CDS encoding inverse autotransporter beta domain-containing protein, which produces MKKIILYLLIAPSLSILFAGVSYSSNNNTLPDLGISSDTVSNQNNASSTKVSNEKDSPLERKTSEVLVNEAQSHFQNLTPEGMKSEALQYGKNLATATAQSKIESLLSPYGHVATNLSINDRGSLEGSSLDYLIPWYEGESDLWFSQFSVHNKDGRTVANMGTGIRHNLNEDWMLGSNLFYDRDITRGHHRAGLGGEAWTNFLKLSSNYYMPLSSWKDSPDFDDYQERPARGWDIRLQAYLPAYPQLGSSVVYEQYYGDQVALFGKDSLQEDPSAVTVGIDYTPVPLITVQAGYKKGDSAQREVTANINLDYRIGVPLSKQLDGDEVAKMRSLAGSRMDFVDRNNDIVLEYREKNDLDVGLYLKPTGTAAACILSDDPDSAEAYEGCHWTANATVTSHLKIKSAKWVPMSNFNPESTLGLPALTAESISNGQNNHWTLTFPAWVDSTDPSANKYRLAVTLVDDKGHTKQSNTVNIIVAEAPIDYQLVIDDSGEQKKAIKLLANGNNFANLHASGAKVTGLAGETTPLDAKNLNLTFHAYKMEDKSHSQEIAIHASKSDCKSGGEYLFFKEPPSGSQAILGSTMNGVFSVIASKHDDGTQKTNAVLVDFSSASTMIYSAIVDSENPTVNLTATKRNLLQLGHKYQFKIAYDSNNNGQWDATDRETVSDSDPTPLISLVDYKWMFDGISPNGTKGGYAVSATENNTILIPKTNAEASQVLANAGADGVQGYELKVDYQLTPSGQQIMNKLRAK
- a CDS encoding SinI family autotransporter-associated protein translates to MKKLNKTLLATFVFASCSPFAMAVMTDSAGTLNGTVPVLKASAAGANHSVAFGNDHHSGSVDAMSPGDKITLSYVLEDAEGDTDSSTASIKWFTTTDGVGANKVMLSGNDGKADYTIQNADAGLYLGAEIVEQTSTGVPTTGQTIVINDISKYDNSDNIPDGPIVGGTIGTAIVDSAEPTVNLIGKADSKLLVGHTYQFKVWYDVNNNGKQDAGELDASANYSYKWFFDGTSATTGTAGGYAVNGTDNKDLVIPATNAEAKNVFATAGADGVQGYSLKVDYTAKVKSVLKSSKRK
- the dld gene encoding D-lactate dehydrogenase, whose translation is MQEQPLGASQASGSRALIQQLTDIVGKSHILTDARKTERYRKGFRSGQGDALAVVFPGSLLEQWKVFKASVEADKIVLMQAANTGLTEGSTPSGNDYDREIIIISTQRLDKIQLLDEGKQVVALPGSTLWHLERILKPLGREPHSVIGSSCIGASVVGGVCNNSGGSLVHRGPAYTEMALYGRVNELGQVELVNHLGIALGNTPEEILTRLENQKYGPQDVEHSERQASDHDYAERIRDVEADTPSRFNADERRLFEASGCAGKLAVFAVRLDTFPAQSSSQVFYIGTNQPQVLTELRRHMLANFKNLPVAGEYMHRDIFDIAEVYGKDTFVMIDKLGTDKMPMFFTLKGRMDAIFGKVPFLPGHLVDRTMQTLSHLLPSHLPKRLKEYRHRFEHHLMLKMSGEGIEEARAWLESYFAQAEGEFFVCTAEEGAKAFLHRFAAAGAAIRYNAVHSKEVEDILALDIALRRNDHDWFERLPPEFDDALVHRLYYGHFMCYVFHQDYIVRKGVDVHALKEKMLALLDTRGAEYPAEHNVGHLYKAKPQLKAFYQQNDPTNTLNPGIGKTSKLKNWGCDCAEHQK